One window from the genome of Acidihalobacter ferrooxydans encodes:
- a CDS encoding PilN domain-containing protein: MAHINLLPWRAEHRKQQQRDFGALAVFSVIVAAIIVFLMHTYMDGLIQYQNERNQYLRNEITILNKKIAKIKELDKTKRDLLNRMKIVERLQSSRPSVVHMFDQLVTTLPPGLYLTDFSQNGDLIHLAGAAESNARVSEYMRNLDASPWFTDATLQIINAKNTPIGKISVFKLTVKTATPSEKSKQQRRQGG, encoded by the coding sequence ATGGCGCATATAAACTTACTTCCCTGGCGCGCTGAACATCGCAAGCAACAACAACGCGACTTCGGCGCCCTTGCTGTTTTTTCCGTCATTGTTGCTGCGATTATCGTCTTTCTGATGCACACCTATATGGACGGTTTGATTCAGTATCAAAATGAACGCAATCAATACCTGCGCAACGAAATCACCATACTCAACAAAAAAATCGCCAAAATAAAGGAACTCGACAAAACCAAAAGAGACCTGTTGAATCGCATGAAAATCGTCGAGCGACTGCAATCGAGCCGCCCGAGTGTCGTGCACATGTTCGATCAACTGGTGACAACGCTACCGCCCGGCCTCTACTTGACGGACTTTTCTCAAAATGGCGACCTGATCCATCTCGCTGGCGCTGCCGAGTCCAATGCGCGCGTTTCCGAATATATGCGCAATCTCGACGCATCACCCTGGTTCACCGACGCCACACTGCAAATCATCAACGCTAAAAACACTCCGATCGGCAAGATCAGTGTATTCAAGCTGACGGTGAAGACAGCAACACCGTCCGAAAAAAGCAAACAACAAAGACGGCAAGGAGGCTAA
- a CDS encoding type 4a pilus biogenesis protein PilO, which yields MNLSRLRDIDLDEIRNVDLNNIGSAPLWIKAPLLLLLMVVIIGAGYYFDTSNQQADLQQLQAQEQQLRSQFAVKARRAANLAVYEKQLAEMKRSFGKMLQQLPNKTEIPALLVDISETALSSGLTIDLFRPDPEKKEGFYAIKPISISARGTYPEIALFASKIAALPRIVTLGDISLKPVAKSNQLSMRVTARTYRYLPNRGTSR from the coding sequence ATGAATCTTTCCCGTCTTCGCGACATCGATCTCGACGAAATACGCAATGTCGACCTCAACAACATCGGCAGTGCTCCGCTTTGGATCAAGGCACCCTTACTGCTACTACTCATGGTCGTGATCATTGGAGCCGGATATTATTTCGACACCAGTAACCAGCAGGCGGACCTGCAGCAACTCCAAGCCCAGGAACAACAACTTCGCAGTCAATTCGCGGTAAAGGCAAGGCGCGCCGCCAATCTTGCAGTGTACGAAAAACAACTTGCGGAAATGAAGCGCTCCTTTGGCAAAATGCTGCAGCAACTCCCGAACAAAACCGAGATCCCGGCACTGCTGGTAGACATCTCAGAAACCGCGCTGTCCAGTGGGCTGACGATCGACCTGTTTCGCCCCGATCCTGAAAAAAAGGAAGGCTTTTATGCCATCAAACCCATTAGCATCAGCGCGCGTGGGACCTATCCCGAAATAGCACTTTTCGCCAGTAAAATCGCCGCTCTTCCACGTATCGTTACGCTTGGCGACATCTCGCTGAAGCCGGTCGCAAAATCCAATCAGCTATCCATGCGCGTGACGGCACGCACATACCGTTATCTGCCGAACAGAGGCACGTCGAGATGA
- a CDS encoding pilus assembly protein PilP yields the protein MSARKRQPNSGYKYSWRVAGIIAVAFSLSACGHNMSGLERWVAKEKAQPGGYVPPIPQVAPYQTYKYPGHTRDPFDASILQKLYDKSHRGKTEIDPNRPRQYLEQFPLDSLKMVGTLVDKGVTYGLIQTPDGLIQRVTVGNYMGLHSGKITAINPTSITLREIVPDEFGGYKTRITSIAMKQR from the coding sequence ATGAGCGCCCGTAAACGACAGCCCAATTCAGGGTACAAATATAGCTGGCGCGTGGCTGGCATCATCGCCGTTGCATTCAGCCTGAGCGCGTGCGGGCACAACATGTCGGGGCTTGAGCGCTGGGTCGCGAAAGAAAAAGCCCAGCCGGGCGGCTATGTACCACCCATTCCGCAGGTCGCGCCTTACCAGACCTACAAATATCCTGGACATACACGCGATCCATTCGATGCATCGATTCTGCAAAAACTGTATGACAAGAGTCACAGAGGCAAGACGGAAATTGATCCGAACCGCCCCAGGCAATACCTCGAACAATTCCCTCTCGACAGCTTGAAAATGGTTGGAACACTTGTCGACAAGGGCGTCACCTATGGCTTGATACAAACGCCGGACGGTCTGATTCAGCGCGTGACCGTCGGAAACTACATGGGCCTGCACAGCGGAAAAATTACTGCGATCAATCCCACCAGCATTACATTGCGTGAGATTGTCCCCGACGAATTCGGCGGCTACAAAACCCGAATCACCTCGATCGCGATGAAACAAAGATAA
- the pilQ gene encoding type IV pilus secretin PilQ, with product MSEMFHSMAMGTPPSNFATRVLRALRRPFVGVLLGALPLLAHANTLESINSAPLPGNRLQVTLGFASPPPTPLGFSIEQPAKIALDFKGTQLGLSKRLYPINVGAVSSISTAEASGRTRLVFNLTNPVPYDTRIDGDKVIVTLGTTAKAQLTNNTTTPTHFGPTNVDATQNNTISAINFHRGKGGSALITLTLSNPNQSIDLTRRAGDIVIKAYGATLPSALQRRMVVSDFGTPVNTIDARQSGSNVRLTIHATGEYEQLAYQADNKFTVDIKPIAQAGQNGQIAKPQYTGQRISLNFQSIKVRSVLQLLADFTGLNIVVSDAVKGNVTLRLKDVPWDQALAIILQSQGLAERKIGNVIMIAPASVIQAQDEQQIKTQEALQKLAPLHTEIFQIQYAKAANLAKLLKSIRSTLGGNSGGNNQQTSSGVSGLTARGSVVADTRTNSLIVRDTDQGLANVAQLIRRLDVPVKQVLIAARIVNAQQSFSRDLGVNFGVVAQGQPTGTGGVNVGNTTYSVSGNPNGNVFSVNLPATSPTSTFGLTLAKLDSTLSLGLELSAAEQEGLVRNIANPRVITANDTPATIQSGTEIPYQQASSSGATNVSFKTAALQLQVTPHITPNDRILMNLVVSNDTVGSIYAGVPSIDTQSVTTQVMVDNGQTVVLGGIYKDDKSHTVNKVPFFGDLPILGNLFKENVNSHSKNELLIFITPKIINSNLTLAQ from the coding sequence ATGAGCGAAATGTTTCACTCGATGGCAATGGGCACCCCTCCCTCCAACTTCGCTACGCGTGTCTTGCGGGCATTGCGCCGACCATTCGTCGGCGTGCTGCTTGGCGCGTTGCCGTTGCTGGCTCACGCAAACACTCTGGAATCGATCAACAGCGCCCCATTGCCCGGCAATCGGCTACAGGTTACGCTCGGGTTCGCCTCGCCTCCGCCAACACCGTTGGGGTTCAGCATCGAGCAGCCGGCCAAGATTGCCCTCGACTTCAAGGGCACCCAGCTTGGCCTATCCAAACGGCTCTACCCGATCAACGTCGGCGCTGTCAGCAGCATCAGCACCGCCGAAGCAAGCGGCAGGACACGTCTTGTTTTCAATTTGACCAATCCAGTGCCTTATGACACTCGGATTGATGGCGACAAGGTTATTGTGACGCTTGGAACAACAGCAAAAGCACAATTAACGAACAACACGACCACCCCGACGCATTTTGGGCCAACCAACGTTGACGCCACCCAGAACAACACCATTTCCGCCATCAATTTTCATCGCGGCAAAGGCGGCAGTGCCCTGATCACACTGACGCTGAGCAACCCGAACCAATCCATCGACCTGACGCGACGCGCCGGCGATATCGTCATCAAAGCATACGGCGCGACGCTACCGAGCGCCCTCCAGCGGCGCATGGTCGTGAGCGACTTCGGAACGCCAGTCAATACCATTGATGCGCGTCAGAGCGGCAGCAACGTGCGCTTGACCATCCACGCTACAGGCGAATACGAACAATTGGCGTATCAGGCCGACAACAAGTTCACCGTGGACATCAAGCCAATTGCGCAAGCTGGCCAAAATGGACAAATTGCCAAACCGCAATACACGGGTCAGCGTATTTCGCTCAATTTCCAGAGCATCAAGGTTCGCTCGGTTCTCCAACTACTGGCCGATTTTACGGGCCTGAACATTGTGGTGAGCGATGCCGTAAAAGGCAATGTGACCTTGCGCCTGAAGGACGTTCCCTGGGATCAGGCATTGGCCATCATTCTGCAATCGCAGGGACTGGCGGAACGCAAAATCGGCAATGTGATCATGATTGCTCCCGCTAGTGTCATTCAGGCGCAGGACGAGCAACAGATAAAAACGCAAGAAGCACTGCAAAAGCTCGCGCCGCTGCACACGGAAATCTTCCAGATTCAGTATGCAAAAGCGGCCAATCTGGCTAAGTTACTCAAATCGATCCGCAGTACGCTGGGCGGCAATTCCGGCGGCAACAACCAGCAGACATCTAGCGGCGTTTCAGGTCTTACCGCACGAGGCTCGGTCGTGGCCGACACCCGTACCAATTCGTTGATCGTCCGCGATACCGACCAGGGACTGGCCAATGTCGCACAATTGATCCGGCGGCTTGACGTGCCGGTCAAGCAAGTATTGATCGCAGCCAGGATCGTGAATGCCCAACAGAGCTTCAGCCGTGATCTGGGGGTCAATTTCGGCGTCGTCGCTCAAGGACAACCGACCGGCACGGGCGGCGTGAACGTCGGGAACACGACTTACAGCGTGAGTGGCAACCCTAACGGCAATGTCTTCAGCGTCAATTTGCCGGCCACATCGCCGACCTCGACCTTCGGCCTGACACTCGCCAAGTTGGACTCGACACTCAGTCTTGGCCTGGAGCTTTCGGCTGCCGAGCAGGAAGGCCTCGTGCGCAACATCGCAAATCCTCGCGTGATAACGGCCAACGATACGCCCGCCACCATTCAATCCGGCACCGAGATTCCTTACCAGCAAGCGAGTTCCAGCGGCGCCACCAACGTGTCTTTCAAAACAGCCGCGCTGCAACTTCAGGTCACCCCGCATATCACACCAAATGACCGGATACTGATGAATCTCGTCGTCAGCAACGACACTGTCGGCAGCATTTACGCGGGCGTGCCCAGCATCGACACGCAATCCGTGACCACGCAAGTCATGGTCGATAACGGCCAAACCGTGGTCCTCGGTGGAATCTACAAGGACGACAAGAGCCACACGGTCAATAAAGTGCCGTTTTTTGGTGATTTACCGATCCTCGGTAATTTGTTCAAAGAAAATGTAAACAGTCACAGCAAAAATGAATTGCTGATTTTCATCACCCCGAAAATCATCAACAGCAATCTCACTCTTGCACAGTAA
- the aroK gene encoding shikimate kinase AroK, with product MPDKSSIFLIGPMGAGKTTVGRRLARILNLEFVDSDAEINKKTGVDTATIFEIEGEDGFRKRETRALEELSSRGGIVLATGGGAVLKPENRELLKSRGFVVYLTVPLELQLRRTRRDRKRPLLQTPNPRKRLQQLNRERDPLYRETAHWIVDTQRNDSQRLARELATHIRNNVWQDDSTSRIDAHRPIQ from the coding sequence ATGCCCGATAAAAGCAGCATTTTTCTCATCGGTCCCATGGGGGCCGGCAAAACCACCGTCGGCCGGCGTCTCGCACGCATCCTCAATCTCGAATTTGTTGATAGTGACGCTGAAATCAACAAAAAGACGGGTGTCGATACCGCGACAATTTTTGAAATAGAAGGCGAAGACGGTTTCCGCAAACGCGAAACTCGAGCGCTCGAAGAACTCAGCTCGCGGGGCGGCATCGTTCTGGCAACCGGTGGCGGGGCCGTGCTAAAGCCCGAAAACCGCGAGCTACTCAAATCCAGGGGCTTTGTGGTCTATCTGACAGTACCCCTGGAATTACAACTACGCCGGACGCGACGCGACCGCAAACGGCCATTATTGCAAACACCGAACCCGCGCAAACGTCTTCAGCAACTCAACCGGGAACGCGATCCGCTCTACCGCGAAACTGCCCACTGGATCGTCGATACGCAGCGCAATGACAGCCAACGCCTGGCCCGCGAACTCGCCACGCACATCCGCAACAACGTCTGGCAAGACGATTCAACATCCCGTATCGACGCCCACCGCCCGATTCAGTAA
- the aroB gene encoding 3-dehydroquinate synthase has translation MVALNVELGTRSYPIHIGRGLLDNPDILRTAVSGRNVVIISNETVAPLYLNKVRRHLDDLRVGDIILPDGEQYKTLGTLESIFTQLLEGHFDRNTTLIALGGGVVGDIAGFAAASYQRGIKFVQIPTTLLAQVDSSVGGKTGVNHPLGKNMIGAFHQPLAVIIDTETLDTLPDRELNAGLAEVIKYGLLGDAEFFDWLEENIDTLRARDHHSLAYAIKRSCQNKASIVAQDEREQGSRALLNLGHTFGHAIETGLGYGQWLHGEAVACGMLMAARLSGELGWLPTAAIDRIEALLLKAGLPVTPPAELSQQRMRELMAIDKKVIDGQLRLVLLRDIGHALVTDQFDPAALDRVLTPSKAA, from the coding sequence ATGGTCGCTCTCAATGTTGAACTCGGCACGCGCAGCTATCCGATCCATATCGGCCGCGGATTACTTGATAACCCTGACATTTTGCGGACCGCTGTTTCCGGACGCAATGTCGTCATCATCAGCAATGAAACCGTCGCCCCGCTATACCTGAATAAGGTGCGTCGGCATCTTGATGATTTGCGTGTCGGAGACATCATCCTGCCCGATGGCGAGCAGTACAAGACGCTGGGCACGCTCGAAAGCATCTTCACCCAACTGCTCGAAGGCCACTTTGATCGCAACACGACACTGATCGCATTAGGTGGTGGCGTCGTTGGCGACATCGCCGGTTTTGCTGCCGCCAGTTACCAACGCGGCATCAAATTTGTGCAGATTCCCACGACACTGCTTGCACAGGTGGATTCGTCCGTCGGCGGAAAAACCGGCGTGAACCATCCTTTGGGCAAGAACATGATCGGTGCGTTTCATCAGCCTCTCGCGGTCATCATCGACACGGAAACACTCGACACCCTGCCTGATCGCGAACTCAACGCGGGGCTCGCCGAAGTGATTAAATACGGCCTGCTCGGTGATGCCGAATTCTTCGATTGGCTGGAAGAGAATATCGACACGCTACGCGCGCGTGATCATCACAGCCTTGCGTATGCAATCAAACGTTCCTGCCAGAACAAGGCCAGCATAGTCGCGCAAGATGAACGCGAACAGGGCTCCCGCGCGCTGCTAAACCTCGGCCACACATTCGGGCATGCCATCGAAACCGGCCTTGGTTACGGACAGTGGTTGCACGGAGAAGCCGTTGCCTGTGGCATGCTCATGGCTGCCCGCCTGTCGGGCGAGTTGGGCTGGTTGCCGACAGCGGCCATCGATCGCATCGAGGCGCTTTTGCTGAAAGCCGGGCTTCCGGTCACCCCACCGGCGGAACTCAGTCAGCAACGGATGCGGGAATTGATGGCCATCGACAAAAAAGTCATCGATGGCCAGCTGCGCCTCGTTTTATTACGCGACATCGGCCATGCCCTCGTCACCGACCAATTCGATCCGGCTGCTCTGGATCGCGTGCTCACCCCATCCAAAGCCGCCTGA
- a CDS encoding deoxyguanosinetriphosphate triphosphohydrolase: MTPQASLAPYAANDATSRGRQHGEPPPNYRSEYQRDRDRIIHSAAFRRLEYKTQVFVNHEGDLYRTRLTHTLEVAQIARSIARALNLNEDLTEAIALAHDLGHTPFGHAGQEALNRCMKPFGGFEHNIQSLRIVDKLEEKYADFDGLNLTFETREGILKHCTRQRAGLLGTVAERFVHGGQPTLEAQLNNLADEIAYNNHDVDDGLRAELITIAQLSELTLFRDAYDIVRTQHPGLGGRRLIHEVIRRMIDRLASDLIETSTSLIAAARPTCLADIRAAQQPLIAFSDSTHQANVELKRFLRQNMYRHYRVRRMTTKAQRIIADLFMAFTQDPYLLPTDVHCKLTHSDSQQARMIADYIAGMTDRYAIDEHARVFNPEHHA; the protein is encoded by the coding sequence ATGACGCCACAGGCATCGCTCGCGCCATATGCCGCCAACGACGCCACCTCTCGCGGTCGCCAGCATGGTGAACCACCACCGAACTATCGCAGCGAGTACCAGCGTGATCGCGACCGCATCATTCACAGCGCCGCATTTCGACGCCTGGAGTACAAAACCCAGGTTTTCGTCAATCATGAGGGTGACCTGTATCGCACCCGCCTGACCCATACCCTGGAAGTTGCGCAGATCGCCCGGTCCATAGCCCGTGCGCTCAATCTGAACGAAGATCTGACCGAGGCCATCGCACTCGCGCATGATCTTGGCCACACACCGTTCGGGCACGCCGGCCAGGAAGCGCTCAATCGCTGCATGAAACCTTTTGGCGGCTTCGAACACAATATCCAGTCGCTACGCATTGTCGACAAGCTGGAAGAAAAATATGCCGATTTCGACGGCCTCAATCTGACCTTCGAAACCCGCGAAGGCATTCTCAAACACTGCACCAGACAACGGGCCGGGTTGCTCGGCACTGTCGCGGAGCGATTCGTCCACGGCGGGCAGCCGACACTGGAGGCCCAACTGAACAATCTGGCTGACGAAATCGCGTACAACAACCACGATGTTGACGATGGGCTCCGCGCTGAGTTGATCACCATCGCACAATTGTCCGAGCTCACCTTGTTCCGCGATGCCTACGACATCGTCCGCACACAGCATCCCGGCCTCGGTGGGCGGCGCCTCATACACGAGGTCATACGCCGCATGATCGACCGCCTGGCCAGCGACCTCATCGAAACCTCCACCAGTCTTATAGCAGCGGCCCGACCGACCTGTCTGGCTGACATCCGGGCCGCGCAACAGCCGCTTATCGCCTTCAGCGACTCGACCCATCAGGCCAACGTCGAGCTCAAGCGCTTTTTGCGACAAAATATGTACCGGCACTATCGCGTACGCAGAATGACCACAAAAGCCCAGAGAATCATCGCCGATCTCTTCATGGCCTTCACCCAGGACCCGTATCTGCTGCCAACGGACGTCCATTGCAAGCTCACCCACAGCGACAGTCAGCAGGCCCGTATGATCGCTGACTACATCGCGGGCATGACCGATCGCTACGCAATCGACGAACACGCACGCGTATTCAACCCCGAACATCACGCCTGA